In Hevea brasiliensis isolate MT/VB/25A 57/8 chromosome 13, ASM3005281v1, whole genome shotgun sequence, a single genomic region encodes these proteins:
- the LOC110633814 gene encoding uncharacterized protein LOC110633814 isoform X1, whose amino-acid sequence MFYRGRYPDGGDGREMGAKRQRLLDQGPSFYGTSSGSSFMYNPPPYGYVAQPPPFPVVRLRGLPFDCTETDVAEFFHGLDIVDVLFVHRGGKFTGEAFCVLGYPLQVDFALQKNRQNMGRRYVEVFRSKRQDYYKAIANEVSDARGGSPRQNAPRAKSYDEGKDSAEHTGVLRLRGLPFSAGKDDIMEFFKDFVLSEESVHITMNSEGRPTGEAFVEFASAEDSKAAMAKDRMTLGSRYIELFPSSVEELEEQVTRGR is encoded by the exons ATGTTCTACAGAGG TAGATATCCTGATGGTGGCGATGGTCGTGAAATGGGTGCAAAACGTCAGCGGTTACTTGATCAGGGTCCTTCATTCTATGGAACTTCCTCTGGTTCAAGTTTTATGTACAATCCACCACCTTATGGATATGTTGCCCAGCCTCCACCTTTCCCTGTTGTCCGACTCCGTGGACTCCCCTTTGATTGCACAGAAACTGATGTGGCTGAGTTCTTCCATGGTCTGGACATAGTTGATGTTCTTTTTGTCCACAGGGGTGGCAAGTTCACTGGTGAagctttttgtgttttgggttatccTCTTCAAGTTGATTTTGCTCTTCAAAAGAATAGGCAGAACATGGGCAGGCGATATGTTGAGGTTTTCAGAAGTAAGAGACAGGATTATTACAAGGCAATTGCAAATGAAGTTTCAGATGCTCGTGGTGGTTCACCAAGGCAAAATGCTCCGAGGGCTAAATCTTATGACGAGGGGAAGGACTCAGCTGAACATACAGGGGTATTACGGTTGAGGGGACTGCCATTTTCTGCTGGCAAGGATGACATAATGGAGTTCTTCAAAGATTTTGTGTTGTCAGAGGAGTCGGTTCATATTACAATGAACTCAGAGGGGAGGCCAACTGGGGAAGCATTTGTGGAATTTGCAAGTGCTGAAGATTCAAAAGCAGCAATGGCTAAGGATAGGATGACTCTAGGAAGTCGTTATATAGAATTGTTTCCTTCGTCAGTTGAGGAGTTGGAAGAACAAGTTACAAGAGGCCGGTGA
- the LOC110633814 gene encoding uncharacterized protein LOC110633814 isoform X2 — MFYRGYPDGGDGREMGAKRQRLLDQGPSFYGTSSGSSFMYNPPPYGYVAQPPPFPVVRLRGLPFDCTETDVAEFFHGLDIVDVLFVHRGGKFTGEAFCVLGYPLQVDFALQKNRQNMGRRYVEVFRSKRQDYYKAIANEVSDARGGSPRQNAPRAKSYDEGKDSAEHTGVLRLRGLPFSAGKDDIMEFFKDFVLSEESVHITMNSEGRPTGEAFVEFASAEDSKAAMAKDRMTLGSRYIELFPSSVEELEEQVTRGR; from the exons ATGTTCTACAGAGG ATATCCTGATGGTGGCGATGGTCGTGAAATGGGTGCAAAACGTCAGCGGTTACTTGATCAGGGTCCTTCATTCTATGGAACTTCCTCTGGTTCAAGTTTTATGTACAATCCACCACCTTATGGATATGTTGCCCAGCCTCCACCTTTCCCTGTTGTCCGACTCCGTGGACTCCCCTTTGATTGCACAGAAACTGATGTGGCTGAGTTCTTCCATGGTCTGGACATAGTTGATGTTCTTTTTGTCCACAGGGGTGGCAAGTTCACTGGTGAagctttttgtgttttgggttatccTCTTCAAGTTGATTTTGCTCTTCAAAAGAATAGGCAGAACATGGGCAGGCGATATGTTGAGGTTTTCAGAAGTAAGAGACAGGATTATTACAAGGCAATTGCAAATGAAGTTTCAGATGCTCGTGGTGGTTCACCAAGGCAAAATGCTCCGAGGGCTAAATCTTATGACGAGGGGAAGGACTCAGCTGAACATACAGGGGTATTACGGTTGAGGGGACTGCCATTTTCTGCTGGCAAGGATGACATAATGGAGTTCTTCAAAGATTTTGTGTTGTCAGAGGAGTCGGTTCATATTACAATGAACTCAGAGGGGAGGCCAACTGGGGAAGCATTTGTGGAATTTGCAAGTGCTGAAGATTCAAAAGCAGCAATGGCTAAGGATAGGATGACTCTAGGAAGTCGTTATATAGAATTGTTTCCTTCGTCAGTTGAGGAGTTGGAAGAACAAGTTACAAGAGGCCGGTGA
- the LOC110633815 gene encoding chaperonin-like RbcX protein 2, chloroplastic has protein sequence MLGALSVVGSSVVDSHTSPCLCLDALPTSNLNLKNSGDLLLQRNSMKRKQLVKPGLLVLGSSFVVSWHDWRLSSKAISGVVSTKSSRKQRKDRRRVFVCELGGQYEDSFVDVKTQILNYFTYKAVRTVLHQLYEMNPTQYRWFYNFVASNKPGEGRRFIRTLVKEHQGLAERVMVTRLHLYGKWVKKCNHAEIYQEISDENLELMRERLKETVIWPSDDS, from the exons ATGTTGGGAGCTTTATCTGTGGTAGGCTCATCTGTGGTGGACTCACATACTAGTCCATGTTTATGTTTGGATGCACTGCCTACAAGTAATTTGAATCTCAAGAATAGTGGAGACTTGCTTTTACAAAGGAATTCAATGAAGAGAAAGCAACTGGTAAAGCCAGGGTTATTGGTGTTAGGGAGTTCTTTTGTGGTTTCATGGCATGATTGGAGGCTCTCATCGAAAGCGATTTCAGGTGTTGTTAGTACTAAGAGCTCAAGGAAGCAGAGAAAGGATCGGAGACGTGTGTTTGTCTGCGAATTGGGAGGGCAATATGAAGATAGTTTTGTAGATGTTAAAACG CAAATACTCAACTATTTCACGTACAAGGCAGTAAGAACTGTTCTTCACCAGCTCTATGAGATGAATCCAACACAATATAGATGGTTTTATAA TTTTGTTGCATCAAATAAGCCTGGAGAGGGCAGACGTTTCATCCGTACACTTGTGAAG GAGCACCAGGGCCTTGCTGAGAGAGTGATGGTAACGCGGCTCCACTTGTATGGAAAATGGGTCAAG AAATGTAATCACGCTGAAATATATCAAGAAATCTCTGATGAGAACTTGGAGTTGATGCGGGAAAGGCTCAAAGAGACGGTGATATGGCCATCAGATGACTCATAA